From the candidate division WOR-3 bacterium genome, one window contains:
- a CDS encoding SBBP repeat-containing protein translates to MMNRSMLSVAGLVVVTMVSHGQGWEQRYDGPAHSFDRALALATDAAGNVYVTGFSTDVDEDCFTIKYSATGLALWQQRKSGTVAGNDRAVAIRLSATGVYVAGYVQNATEDFLVMKYDPATGAEQWARFYNGPGSGNDRATSLALDGLGNLLVAGHVRKNGHDEATVVKYDPDGIEQWAVQIPPDVGDLASYATGVATAPGGGVYVCGRYERSAGTSDYLVARLDAGGSLDWVRRYDGSAGSDDYATAIGVDNLGNVYVTGTSTGTTTGLDFATLKYDPDGAQLWVNRHNVSGANADEAFCLGLDASGNCFVAGYSNRPAPGTDFAIVKYTAAGSEAWRQYYGEGGGREDTAFALTVDENGNVYVTGTSETPNRWLNILTVKYDNAGNRVWAVSWDGEEFDDGGTAITVSTGAVYVTGYSDGNDQDDMITLKYFERDPGIAAFVDPEPNEKLPPQPLAPQVRFANYGLVTDTFQTYVKLYRGATLVHSDVQTVAGLEPSDDQLVVFRAFYAEAGSYTLRCSTYRAGDQNPVNDTAEIQFVVQWTTMPGWSKLDDDVSPGLSLRGVKDGGALCYGRYTSSNWAVFALKGNGTNEFYRYEISGDTWHQLESLPFAPDRRKTVKKGGALCYDRYDSLVFALKGNSTLEFWKYYTLRDSWTQCESVPAGPQEKKVKGGAGLAFYHAGPDSDLVFCMKGNKTTEFYAYHVQRDTWFALDTLPRTAKGKGWGDGSCLVNAGGTLYALMGSYNWLCAYKPGDGDSWYMCESMPLYNISGRKKKAKMGTAMCFGTGRIFALKGGTCQFWAYYPLADTWIELDSLPRLPSDKPVKGGGALTFGGGYVWALKGNKTFEFWQYYPGTDYDGTAVPEPRTGVQAANVATEMLRFQLFPNPLAKDWATLRLSGKAGRSSGGRLRIFNAAGRCVLVRPLATGNRHFEIPLDVRRLANGIYLVCLEADGATATQKLVIQR, encoded by the coding sequence ATGATGAACAGAAGTATGCTGTCGGTTGCAGGGCTTGTCGTCGTAACCATGGTCAGTCATGGCCAAGGCTGGGAGCAGCGATATGACGGCCCGGCTCACAGTTTCGATCGGGCGCTGGCACTGGCGACGGACGCTGCGGGCAACGTCTACGTCACTGGATTCAGCACCGACGTGGACGAAGACTGCTTTACCATCAAATACTCGGCCACCGGCTTGGCGCTGTGGCAGCAGCGCAAGTCCGGCACGGTCGCGGGCAACGACCGGGCAGTCGCAATCCGGCTGTCAGCCACCGGGGTGTATGTTGCCGGCTACGTGCAGAATGCAACTGAGGACTTTCTGGTCATGAAATACGACCCGGCGACCGGGGCTGAGCAGTGGGCCAGGTTCTACAATGGTCCGGGTTCAGGCAACGACCGGGCGACATCGCTGGCCTTGGACGGACTCGGGAACTTGCTTGTCGCAGGACATGTCCGCAAGAACGGTCACGACGAGGCCACGGTTGTGAAGTACGACCCGGACGGTATCGAGCAGTGGGCCGTGCAGATACCGCCTGATGTTGGCGACCTGGCTAGCTATGCGACCGGCGTTGCGACCGCACCCGGGGGTGGAGTATACGTGTGCGGCCGGTACGAGCGGAGCGCAGGTACGAGCGACTATCTTGTGGCCCGGCTCGATGCCGGCGGCTCGCTCGACTGGGTCAGACGCTACGACGGCTCAGCCGGCAGCGATGACTACGCGACCGCAATTGGCGTTGACAATTTGGGCAATGTCTATGTCACCGGAACAAGTACCGGTACAACAACCGGCCTTGACTTTGCCACGCTGAAGTACGACCCGGACGGCGCACAACTCTGGGTAAACCGGCATAATGTGTCCGGCGCAAATGCGGATGAGGCTTTCTGTCTCGGATTGGATGCTTCTGGGAACTGCTTTGTTGCGGGCTATTCCAACCGGCCTGCTCCTGGGACCGACTTTGCTATAGTGAAGTACACTGCGGCCGGCAGCGAAGCCTGGCGGCAGTACTATGGCGAGGGTGGTGGTCGCGAGGATACTGCCTTCGCGCTGACGGTTGACGAAAACGGAAATGTTTATGTAACCGGTACGAGCGAAACCCCGAATAGGTGGCTCAATATTCTGACGGTTAAGTATGACAATGCCGGCAACCGGGTCTGGGCTGTTTCTTGGGACGGCGAGGAGTTTGATGACGGCGGGACCGCGATCACGGTCAGCACCGGTGCAGTTTACGTGACTGGTTACAGCGACGGCAACGACCAAGACGACATGATAACCCTGAAGTACTTCGAACGCGACCCGGGAATTGCTGCGTTTGTTGACCCAGAACCGAACGAGAAGCTGCCGCCCCAGCCACTGGCGCCTCAGGTCAGGTTTGCCAACTACGGCCTGGTGACCGATACGTTCCAGACCTATGTCAAGTTATATCGTGGTGCGACGCTGGTGCATTCGGATGTGCAGACGGTGGCCGGGCTTGAGCCCAGTGATGACCAACTGGTCGTATTCCGTGCGTTCTATGCCGAGGCTGGTTCTTATACGCTGCGCTGCTCGACTTACCGGGCAGGGGATCAGAACCCGGTAAACGACACCGCCGAGATTCAGTTTGTGGTGCAGTGGACAACAATGCCGGGCTGGTCCAAACTGGACGACGACGTCAGTCCTGGTTTGAGTCTCAGAGGGGTTAAGGATGGCGGCGCGCTCTGCTATGGCCGGTACACGTCATCAAACTGGGCAGTGTTTGCACTCAAGGGTAACGGCACCAACGAATTCTACCGGTACGAGATTTCCGGCGACACCTGGCACCAGCTTGAGTCCCTACCCTTCGCCCCGGACCGCCGCAAGACAGTCAAGAAAGGCGGGGCTTTGTGCTACGACCGCTACGACTCGCTTGTGTTTGCACTCAAGGGAAACAGTACGCTCGAATTCTGGAAGTACTATACGCTGCGGGATTCCTGGACGCAGTGCGAGAGCGTGCCGGCCGGACCGCAGGAGAAGAAAGTCAAGGGCGGGGCTGGGCTGGCGTTCTATCATGCCGGTCCGGATTCGGACCTTGTCTTCTGCATGAAGGGCAACAAGACTACCGAGTTCTACGCCTATCATGTGCAGCGTGACACCTGGTTTGCGCTCGATACGCTGCCGCGCACAGCCAAAGGCAAAGGATGGGGCGACGGCAGCTGCCTGGTGAATGCCGGCGGCACGCTTTATGCGCTGATGGGTTCCTACAACTGGCTCTGTGCCTACAAGCCTGGCGATGGCGACTCCTGGTACATGTGCGAATCAATGCCGTTGTATAATATCAGCGGCCGGAAAAAGAAGGCCAAGATGGGAACCGCAATGTGCTTTGGCACCGGTCGGATATTTGCGCTCAAAGGCGGCACGTGCCAGTTCTGGGCCTACTACCCACTCGCCGACACCTGGATTGAGCTCGATTCTTTACCAAGACTGCCAAGCGACAAACCGGTCAAAGGCGGCGGTGCCCTCACCTTTGGCGGCGGATACGTATGGGCGCTCAAAGGCAACAAGACGTTTGAGTTCTGGCAGTACTATCCAGGTACGGACTACGACGGAACGGCTGTCCCTGAACCCCGGACCGGAGTACAAGCTGCCAACGTCGCGACCGAGATGCTGCGGTTTCAGCTATTCCCCAATCCACTTGCGAAGGACTGGGCGACGCTTAGGCTCAGCGGTAAGGCCGGCAGGTCGTCCGGTGGCCGGTTGCGTATTTTCAACGCTGCCGGACGGTGTGTCCTCGTCCGGCCACTGGCAACGGGTAACCGGCATTTTGAGATCCCGTTAGACGTCCGCAGGCTGGCCAATGGAATCTATCTTGTTTGCCTTGAAGCGGACGGCGCAACTGCCACTCAAAAGCTCGTCATCCAGCGATAG